One Dioscorea cayenensis subsp. rotundata cultivar TDr96_F1 chromosome 15, TDr96_F1_v2_PseudoChromosome.rev07_lg8_w22 25.fasta, whole genome shotgun sequence genomic region harbors:
- the LOC120278136 gene encoding cationic amino acid transporter 1 → MGVDSTGMATTAGKKRRGCLCNKDDFLPEESFKSWETYGKALGETVMRLRDRLTSRSLEQTELTEVRARSGHEMKRNLSWWDLIWFGIGAVIGAGIFVLTGQEAKTEAGPAVVLSFVVSGISAMLSVFCYTEFAVEIPVAGGSFAYLRVELGDFMAFIAAGNILLEYVIGGAAVARSWTSYFATLLNHEPNDFRIHATSLAADYSRLDPIAVAVITIICAVAVISTKATSRFNYIASIVHILIIIFIVVAGLTKAKVDNLTPFTPFGARGIFSASAVLFFAYVGFDAVSTMAEETKNPAKDIPIGLVGAMSITTLAYCLLALTLCLMQPYQKIDADAPFSVAFQAVGMDWAKYIVAFGALKGMTTVLLVSAVGQARYLTHIARTHMVPPWFANVHERTGTPINATVVMLIATAVIAFFTSLGILSNLLSISTLFIFMLVAVALLVRRYYVSGETSVVNRNKLVVCLVLILGSSVATAMYWGLSKKGWVAYVVTVPMWFLATLYLAVFVPKARAPKLWGVPLVPWLPSASIAINIFLLGSIDAKSFMRFGAWTVFLLVYYFFIGLHASYDTAKGSEMVEKVKGLEEGSGGGGGGDGESGKRGGN, encoded by the exons ATGGGAGTAGACAGCACCGGCATGGCGACGACGGCGGGGAAGAAGAGAAGGGGATGTTTATGCAACAAGGACGACTTCTTGCCTGAAGAGTCCTTCAAGAGCTGGGAAACCTATGGGAAGGCGCTGGGCGAGACGGTGATGCGTCTACGGGATCGGCTCACATCGCGATCTCTCGAGCAAACCGAGCTCACGGAGGTGCGTGCACGAAGCGGACACGAGATGAAGAGGAACCTATCATGGTGGGATCTCATCTGGTTTGGGATCGGAGCCGTGATTGGCGCCGGGATCTTCGTGCTCACCGGCCAGGAAGCAAAGACCGAGGCTGGCCCCGCCGTGGTTCTCTCCTTCGTTGTTTCTGGGATCTCGGCGATGCTTTCCGTCTTTTGTTATACTGAGTTCGCGGTTGAGATCCCTGTCGCTG GTGGCTCATTTGCTTACCTACGAGTGGAGCTTGGAGACTTTATGGCATTTATCGCGGCAGGCAACATCCTTTTGGAATACGTGATCGGCGGTGCGGCCGTGGCTCGCTCTTGGACCTCATACTTCGCAACGCTTCTCAACCATGAGCCGAACGATTTCCGTATCCACGCCACAAGCCTCGCTGCAGACTACAGCCGACTCGACCCCATCGCAGTGGCAGTTATCACGATCATCTGCGCCGTGGCCGTCATCAGCACCAAGGCCACCTCCCGCTTCAATTACATCGCCTCCATAGtccacatcctcatcatcatcttcatagtTGTTGCAGGTCTAACCAAAGCCAAAGTTGACAACCTCACACCATTCACACCATTCGGCGCCCGCGGAATATTCAGTGCCTCGGCAGTTCTCTTCTTCGCTTACGTTGGTTTCGACGCGGTCTCAACAATGGCTGAAGAAACCAAGAACCCAGCCAAAGACATCCCGATTGGTCTCGTCGGTGCAATGTCAATCACAACCCTCGCATATTGCCTTCTTGCACTGACTCTTTGTCTAATGCAACCTTATCAAAAGATCGACGCCGACGCGCCGTTCTCGGTCGCATTCCAAGCTGTGGGAATGGATTGGGCCAAGTACATTGTGGCGTTTGGTGCTCTAAAAGGGATGACCACTGTGTTGCTTGTGTCAGCCGTTGGTCAAGCTCGCTACTTGACGCACATTGCTCGCACGCACATGGTGCCGCCGTGGTTTGCCAATGTGCACGAGCGCACCGGCACTCCTATCAACGCTACTGTCGTCATGCTTATTGCCACTGCTGTTATTGCATTCTTTACGAGCTTGGGTATTCTCTCAAACTTGCTATCTATTTCCACTCTCTTCATTTTCATGCTGGTTGCTGTTGCACTGCTCGTTCGTCGGTATTATGTAAGTGGAGAGACATCGGTTGTGAATCGAAATAAGTTAGTGGTATGTTTGGTGCTGATTTTGGGGTCATCCGTGGCGACGGCGATGTACTGGGGGTTGAGTAAGAAAGGGTGGGTGGCCTATGTGGTGACGGTGCCAATGTGGTTCTTGGCAACGCTGTATTTGGCCGTGTTTGTGCCCAAGGCGAGAGCACCCAAGCTTTGGGGTGTTCCCTTGGTGCCTTGGTTGCCGTCGGCCTCTATTGCgattaatatttttcttcttggatcGATTGATGCGAAATCATTCATGAGGTTTGGAGCATGGACTGTGTTCTTGTTggtttattatttctttattggGCTTCATGCTTCCTATGATACTGCGAAGGGGTCAGAGATGGTGGAGAAGGTAAAGGGTTTGGAGGAGgggagtggtggtggtggtggtggtgatggggAGAGTGGTAAAAGGGGTGGGAattag